A genomic window from Nicotiana sylvestris chromosome 11, ASM39365v2, whole genome shotgun sequence includes:
- the LOC104222753 gene encoding uncharacterized protein, whose amino-acid sequence MAKRIRAISAKVGHDPGERITVPFSLEAANRIKIKLGSSSYLKKQIIYMLLEQQRGSDQFANMWSYLVMILSWNEMHNINFCYEMFVRTRSPVLTDYRVAADAGHLYNALCKISKFAYPQFFKYLAPLVDLHVLNRSLFPTLFTAAAMLKLDEQGYNSVRNFLTAGNPNAHETALALVELHKSAMRENQRNVANRSKLNSYILLEPDPDVVRISRLRRWMVTPVLPCSPGARKKSNAQPLEIDGCGAWWFVMVHCKVHIDIAIC is encoded by the exons ATGGCCAAGAGGATTCGAGCAATTTCAGCTAAGGTTGGACATGATCCCGGTGAAAGGATTACAGTTCCATTCAGTCTTGAGGCTGCAAATCGTATCAAGATCAAGCTGGGTTCTTCCAGTTATCTTAAAAAGCAGATCATTTACATGCTTCTTGAGCAGCAGAGGGGGTCTGATCAATTTGCCAATATGTGGAGCTATCTAGTAATGATCCTATCTTGGAACGAGATGCATAACATCAATTTCTGCTACGAAATGTTCGTTAGGACAAGGTCTCCTGTGCTGACAGATTATAGGGTGGCTGCTGACGCTGGGCATCTCTATAATGCTTTATGCAAGATATCTAAATTTGCTTATCCTCAGTTCTTTAAATATCTTGCTCCTTTAGTGGACTTGCATGTCCTGAATAGGAGCCTATTTCCTACTCTCTTTACTGCAGCTGCTATGCTTAAGCTTGATGAACAAGGGTACAATTCAGTTCGGAACTTTCTAACTGCTGGTAATCCTAATGCCCATGAGACTGCTCTAGCTTTAGTTGAGCTTCATAAGAGTGCTATGCGTGAAAACCAACGAAATGTGGCGAATAGGTCCAAGTTGAACAGCTATATCTTGCTGGAGCCCGACCCAGA TGTCGTAAGAATTAGCCGACTTAGAAGATGGATGGTGACGCCCGTATTGCCTTGTTCACCCGGCGCTAGAAAAAAGTCTAACGCACAGCCATTGGAGATTGACGGATGCGGAGCGTGGTGGTTTGTTATGGTCCATTGCAAGGTCCACATCGATATTGCAATATGCTGA